From the genome of Plasmodium malariae genome assembly, chromosome: 9, one region includes:
- the PmUG01_09034000 gene encoding nuclear preribosomal assembly protein, putative, producing MSNIEFCTQHLLAYDNSIITADNDIKAKVSENLDLIFKKINELKNEKDGDGEIIYHVTKNNFFNIPRYSKIPKIKKSTKWEMFAQSKLLKKKNKSGLLFDKNTKGWVRRFQKKQIKINEENANFVHEYKQNEDIYEDPFEQIEEEKEIKKMKQKIREMRNKFDQEGISTEDIKYIERQKRKRENLMDSLKVAQISSSTFGRKDKKLKKEKKLRVNNSIVTKQKCEKRLLKDEINQNSKLAAIVLKSL from the exons atgagtaaTATCGAGTTTTGTACTCAGCATCTTTTAGCATATGACAACTCCATAATTACTGCGGACAATGA CATAAAGGCAAAGGTGAGCGAAAATTTGGaccttatttttaaaaaaataaacgagttaaaaaatgaaaaggatgGAGATGGAGAAATAATCTATCatgttacaaaaaataatttttttaatatacctagatattcaaaaataccaaaaataaaaaaaagtaccaAATGGGAAATGTTTGCACAAAGTAAAttgttgaaaaaaaaaaataagagtgGTTTATTGTTTGATAAAAATACGAAAGGTTGGGTGAGGcgttttcaaaaaaaacaaattaaaataaatgaagaaaatgcaAACTTTGTTCATGAGTATAAACAAAACGAAGATATATATGAAGACCCATTTGAACAaatagaagaagaaaaagaaattaaaaaaatgaaacagaaAATAAGAGAAATGAGAAATAAGTTCGATCAAGAGGGCATTTCTACGGAAGACATAAAATACATAGAAAGgcaaaaaagaaagaggGAAAACTTGATGGACAGCCTCAAAGT GGCGCAGATCTCATCCTCGACATTTGGAAGAAAagacaaaaaattaaaaaaagaaaaaaaactcaGAGTTAACAATAGCATTGTAACGAAGCAAAAGTGCGAAAAACGTTTACTGAAGGATGAAATTAATCAGAATAGCAAACTAGCTGCAATTGTTTTGAAGTCCCTGTAG
- the PmUG01_09034100 gene encoding conserved Plasmodium protein, unknown function yields the protein MLAKEKKKKSIRGQGIYNKVEQRTISVVTRKQSQANLRHVEKPKNCSESINKSTKSSANSSVNSSTNSNTNSVTNSSTNSNTNSVTNSNTNSNTNTNTNTNTNTNTNTNTNTNTNTNTNTNTNTNTNTNTNSKINTNTNTNSKINTNTNTNSKINTNTNNANINVNNKNIDEDARRIKETKFIFDKNRQKNKSSGSGCGNGSHSSSSCSRERRGLKKRTTSPEMDDINMNNNFYELEDYNEDVSIVSSKGGSKLGVKKNKGGNEKAKKRAWGQMVVDEKDRESEVKDEEDLKHVENKEDAEDEEKQSNNVINTLEGINQENLNCSNKNKTKEKNYGSFAKREGKRNNSMKEQEESKEINLDAFTKYNIIKNKKEHIVIDDSNIYIVIDNMDENSNDKAAIISKLNITNDTYNFLKNKNTGKNLSKMKLASPYVGKTEKAERSRGAEAARRVEAARRVEAARRVEAARRVEAARRVEAARRVEAARRVEAARRVEAALRVEAASTVEEDMEDEVNDEDLSECEEYEEDSDDYDNKSVSIRGIGEDSTNDEEDDIEISNIYKTLKQENMKFADGMKKDEGMMVEIEEEEVEKEKDKDKGKEEEEPIEKILKKRKTKNDNSNKEHKLNIVRSLLKSAHSDLMVMDQNDMQMSSNTMNIREPSISLNEFCNYRKGNYKNEGIEEGNLEKIEVARERGERERKRKQNNEKVNKKEKVKTDLEKNETKSKNNELDKLYKRINRKEVKYDKQGKIGAEKCKEKEEFDYKQYSKLIKLISISRDISRYNVYKDSNDAEKSSSRKGSNRRTNSRKSDNRSGSSGYGSSRQVSNRQNSSSNNNKESRRTSEHAQNNKVKEKTASLEKGKCKFNSEIRRSNKKAVSIWDSKKIEVRGKQMKNKSKLRTTNMFMNEEEAAEEEETKADAECTYSNSFKNANMAMQGNNKRRSISQTNHVKNVNKKIKENCYRIGNTYNNYEQENENLLLGFNLMDNTASYKKMHEMQKSSKNAENEENTEDLNNLENLNNLEDLNNLENLNNLENLNNLENLNSLENLNNLENLNNLENLNSLENLNNLENLNSLENLNNLENLNNLENLNSLENLNNLENLKNNKILLNYCAVTNKNKTSSEEQSSVIMDLRNEYINDKSSHKKQEDSKSHSRNRRILLKQKYNCTDNVLISGIVDQQEEQEQQFDEDKDKNVKRKKQLVKIEESEKDLIAQEKNIMEGIECLGDGNEGKEKEKENENEEEEEEEETEMEKHVEDENSKEELAAEKKDKVGMEKNVVGVEDVIMGTQIDGKALEDREIKEEVTNKEEELNELVEEHKKMKGVTEEEVIQKSNKGEEADVEEVEIEAEAEEIEAEAKEVVRKIEEARNDQVTEEEKYEEVLEGRDTIVDPCKCVSKEVEGVGEEQREDEIVVVEEQEEGKEEDEVVEVEEKGAFEVGGEEVVEVEVQEDTEKGNEKAEEHTIEQEDVVEVEREEEEEEKGKEQNEQDEVVEIPIDVEEEKEKEQNEQDKVVEIPIDVEEEKEKEQNEQDKVVEVEKEEEVVEVNVEQEEVKGEEEEQLKEKEVMEIQEEGEEKEEYEEILDEEVYEELGDEKEEYKEVEEEKDEYKEVEEVEKGAEKQVEKELEKGVGEEIEVNSDEEMEEYEVDEEEIMKEEMKHHEEMEEYEAVKKEVNSDEEMEEYEVDEEEVDKTVEVKSDEEMEEYEVDKIEVNSDEEIEEHKVDKEELNKKAEVNSDEEMEEYELDEEEVDKTVEVKSDEEMEEYEVDKIEVNSDEEIEEHKVDEEELNKKAEVNSDEEMEEYELDEEDMMEEEIGKKEVNSDEEMEEYEVDEEEMAEQMVKEEEEKKEENMKNGKSNIEEVNNSSKGTSNDEIMNYNTNKSKTMIYDNIIDLNSNSYNSKTEDSGKGNKDGNDSTNSELLEYNISAEKDSDMHVKNKNSFELFDEGKSYVTADNDKNSHYNNFKNNFFF from the coding sequence ATGCTAgcgaaggaaaaaaaaaaaaaaagtataaggGGGCAAGGAATATACAATAAAGTGGAACAACGGACTATTTCAGTCGTTACAAGGAAGCAGTCACAGGCAAACCTAAGACACGTGGAAAAACCAAAAAATTGTAGTGAgagtataaataaaagtacgAAGAGTAGCGCTAATAGCAGTGTGAATAGTAGTACGAATAGTAATACAAATAGTGTTACGAATAGTAGTACGAATAGTAATACAAATAGTGTTACGAATAGTAATACGAATAGTAATACGAATACGAATACGAATACTAATACCAATACTAATACGAATACTAATACCAATACTAATACCAATACTAATACCAATACGAATACTAATACGAATACTAATACGAATActaatagtaaaataaataccaATACGAATActaatagtaaaataaataccaATACGAATActaatagtaaaataaatactaatACGAATAACGCGaatattaatgtaaataataaaaacattgaTGAGGATGCTAGAAGaataaaagaaacaaaatttatttttgataaaaatagacaaaaaaataaaagcagcGGTAGTGGCTGTGGTAATGGTAGTCATAGTAGCAGTAGCTGTAGTAGAGAAAGAAGAGGATTGAAGAAGCGGACTACTTCACCTGAAATGgatgatataaatatgaacaacaatttttatgaattggAGGACTACAATGAAGATGTAAGTATCGTCAGTTCGAAAGGAGGAAGTAAACTAGGTGTTAAGAAGAATAAGGGAGGTAatgaaaaagcaaaaaaaagggCATGGGGTCAAATGGTTGTAGATGAAAAAGATAGAGAAAGTGAAGTAAAGGACGAAGAAGATTTGAAACATGTGGAAAATAAGGAAGATGCAGAGGATGAGGAAAAGCAAagtaataatgtaataaatacCCTCGAAGGAATAAATCAAGAAAATCTAAATTgtagtaataaaaacaaaacaaaagagAAGAATTATGGATCGTTTGCTAAACGTGaaggaaaaaggaataacTCAATGAAAGAACAAGAGGAAAGTAAAGAAATTAATTTAGACGcctttacaaaatataatattattaaaaataaaaaagagcaCATAGTAATTGATGATAGTAACATATACATTGTTATAGATAACATGGATGAAAACTCAAATGATAAAGCAGCAATTATtagtaaattaaatattactaatgatacttacaattttttgaaaaataaaaatactggAAAGAATTTAAGTAAAATGAAGCTCGCCTCTCCGTATGTGGGTAAAACAGAAAAGGCAGAAAGATCAAGAGGGGCGGAAGCAGCAAGACGAGTGGAAGCAGCAAGGCGAGTGGAAGCAGCAAGACGAGTGGAAGCAGCAAGACGAGTGGAAGCAGCAAGACGAGTGGAAGCAGCAAGGCGAGTGGAAGCAGCAAGACGAGTGGAAGCAGCAAGACGAGTGGAAGCAGCATTACGAGTGGAAGCAGCAAGCACTGTGGAAGAAGATATGGAAGACGAAGTGAACGACGAAGACTTGAGCGAATGTGAAGAGTACGAGGAGGACTCCGACGATTACGATAACAAAAGCGTTTCTATAAGGGGTATAGGAGAGGATTCTACAAATGATGAAGAGGATGATATAGAAATAagtaatatttacaaaactTTGAAAcaagaaaatatgaaattcGCAGATGGAATGAAAAAAGATGAAGGAATGATGGTAGAGATAGAAGAGGAAGAGGTGGAAAAGGAGAAGGATAAGGATAAGGGAAAGGAGGAAGAAGAACCTATtgagaaaattttaaaaaaaagaaaaacaaaaaatgataatagcAACAAAGAACATAAGTTAAACATTGTAAGATCACTTCTAAAGAGTGCTCACAGCGATTTGATGGTAATGGACCAAAATGATATGCAAATGAGTAGTAACACTATGAACATAAGGGAGCCATCTATTAGTCTAAATgaattttgtaattatagAAAGGGAAATTATAAGAACGAAGGAATAGAAGAAGgaaatttggaaaaaatagAGGTAGCAAGGGAAAGAggagaaagagaaagaaagagaaaacaaaacaacgagaaggttaataaaaaagaaaaagtaaaaacagATTTAGAAAAGAATGAAACCAAGtctaaaaataatgaattggATAAATTGTATAAACGGATTAATAGAAAAGAGGTAAAATATGACAAGCAGGGAAAGATAGGAGCTGAAAAATGCAAAGAAAAGGAAGAGTTCGACTACAAACAATACAgcaaattaattaaattaatttccATCTCGAGGGATATATCAAGATATAATGTGTATAAGGATAGCAATGATGCAGAGAAGAGCAGTAGCAGGAAAGGAAGTAATAGACGTACTAATAGTAGGAAAAGCGATAATAGATCGGGTAGTAGCGGATATGGAAGTAGTAGACAGGTAAGTAATAGACAGAACAGcagtagtaataacaataaagaAAGCAGAAGAACAAGTGAACATGCACAGAATAATAAAGTGAAGGAGAAAACGGCTTCTctagaaaaaggaaaatgtaaATTCAACAGTGAGATCAGAAGAAGCAATAAAAAGGCCGTGTCCATATGGGACAGTAAGAAAATCGAAGTAAGAGgaaaacaaatgaaaaataaatcaaaattaaGAACAACAAATATGTTTATGAACGAAGAGGAAGCAgcggaagaagaagaaacgAAAGCCGATGCAGAATGCACTTACAgcaattcttttaaaaatgcgAACATGGCGATGCaaggtaataataaaagaagatCGATCTCACAAACTAATCATGTTAAAAacgttaataaaaaaataaaagaaaattgttATCGAATTGGTaacacatataataattatgaacaagAAAATGAAAACCTTCTTTTGGGTTTTAACTTAATGGATAATACAGCTAGTTACAAAAAAATGCACGAAATGCAGAAAAGTTCAAAAAATGCGgagaatgaagaaaatacagaagatttaaacaatttagaaaatttaaacaatttagaagatttaaacaatttagaaaatttaaacaatttagaaaatttaaacaatttagaaaatttaaacagtttagaaaatttaaacaatttagaaaatttaaacaatttagaaaatttaaacagtttagaaaatttaaacaatttagaaaatttaaacagtttagaaaatttaaacaatttagaaaatttaaacaatttagaaaatttaaacagtttagaaaatttaaacaatttagaaaatttaaaaaacaataaaattcttttaaactATTGCGCAGTTACTAATAAGAATAAGACGAGTAGCGAGGAACAGTCCAGTGTAATAATGGACTTAAggaatgaatatataaatgataaaagcAGTCATAAAAAACAAGAGGATAGTAAATCTCATAGTAGAAATAgaagaattttattaaaacagAAATATAATTGTACAGACAATGTTTTAATTAGTGGTATTGTTGATCAACAAGAGGAACAGGAACAACAGTTTGATGAGGATAAGGACAAAAATGTAAAGAGAAAGAAACAGTTAGTGAAGATTGAAGAAAGTGAAAAGGACTTAATAGCACAAGAGAAGAACATTATGGAAGGAATTGAGTGCTTGGGAGATGGTAACGAAGGgaaagagaaagagaaagagaaTGAGAATGAGGAAGAGGAAGAGGAAGAGGAGACAGAAATGGAAAAACACGTAGAAGATGAAAACAGTAAAGAAGAGTTAGCTGCAGAGAAGAAGGATAAAGTGGGAATGGAAAAGAATGTGGTTGGCGTGGAAGATGTTATAATGGGAACACAAATTGATGGGAAGGCTCTTGAAGAcagagaaataaaagaagaggTTACAAACAAAGAGGAAGAATTGAATGAATTGGTGGAAGAACATAAGAAAATGAAAGGTGTAACAGAAGAAGAAgtaatacaaaaaagtaaCAAAGGTGAAGAAGCAGATGTAGAAGAAGTAGAAATAGAAGCAGAAGCAGAAGAAATAGAAGCAGAAGCAAAAGAAGTGGTTAGAAAGATCGAAGAAGCTAGAAATGATCAGGTAACGGAAGAAGAGAAATATGAAGAAGTCTTAGAAGGGAGAGATACAATAGTGGATCCATGCAAGTGTGTTAGTAAAGAAGTAGAGGGGGTAGGAGAAGAGCAAAGGGAAGATGAAATTGTAGTAGTAGAGGAACAGGAAGAAGGAAAAGAAGAAGATGAGGTTGTAGAGGTGGAAGAAAAAGGTGCATTTGAAGTAGGGGGTGAGGAAGTTGTAGAAGTAGAAGTGCAGGAGGATACAGAGaaaggaaatgaaaaagCAGAAGAACACACTATTGAACAAGAAGACGTAGTAGAGGTAGAAagagaagaagaagaagaagaaaaaggaaaagaacaaaatgaacAAGATGAGGTGGTAGAGATACCAATAGACGTTGAagaagagaaagaaaaagaacagAATGAACAAGACAAAGTGGTAGAGATACCAATAGACGTTGAagaagagaaagaaaaagaacagAATGAACAAGACAAAGTGGTAGAAGTAGAAAAAGAGGAGGAAGTGGTAGAGGTAAATGTTGAACAAGAGGAAGTTAAAGGGGAGGAGGAAGAGCAattgaaagaaaaagaagttaTGGAAATACAGGAAGAAGGAGAAGAAAAGGAGGAATACGAAGAGATATTGGACGAGGAAGTATACGAAGAATTAGGAGacgaaaaagaagaatacaAAGAAGTAGAAGAGGAAAAGGATGAGTACAAAGAAGTAGAAGAAGTGGAAAAAGGAGCTGAAAAACAGGTCGAGAAGGAACTAGAGAAAGGGGTTGGTGAAGAAATAGAAGTTAACTCGGATGAGGAGATGGAAGAGTACGAAGTGGACGAAGAAGAGATAATGAAAGAAGAGATGAAGCATCATGAGGAGATGGAAGAATACGAGGCGGTCAAAAAAGAAGTTAACTCAGATGAGGAAATGGAAGAATACGAGGTAGATGAAGAAGAGGTAGACAAAACAGTAGAAGTTAAATCAGATGAAGAAATGGAAGAATATGAGGTGGACAAAATAGAAGTTAACTCGGATGAAGAGATAGAAGAGCACAAGGTGGACAAAGAAGAGTTAAACAAAAAAGCAGAAGTTAACTCTGATGAAGAAATGGAAGAATACGAACTGGATGAAGAAGAGGTAGACAAAACAGTAGAAGTTAAATCAGATGAAGAAATGGAAGAATATGAGGTGGACAAAATAGAAGTTAACTCGGATGAAGAGATAGAAGAGCACAAGGTAGACGAAGAAGAGTTAAACAAAAAAGCAGAAGTTAACTCTGATGAAGAAATGGAAGAATACGAACTGGATGAAGAAGACATGATGGAAGAAGAGATAGGGAAAAAAGAAGTTAACTCGGATGAAGAAATGGAGGAGTACGAGGTGGATGAAGAAGAGATGGCAGAACAAATGGtaaaagaagaggaagagaagaaagaagaaaatatgaaaaatggaaagaGTAATATAGAAGAGGTGAACAACAGTTCGAAAGGTACCTCAAATGATGAAATAATGAATTACAATacaaataaatcaaaaacaatgatatatgataatattatagaTCTCAACAGCAATTCATATAATAGTAAAACAGAAGACAGTGGTAAAGGGAATAAGGATGGAAATGATTCAACAAACTCTGAATTACtggaatataatatatcagcAGAAAAGGATAGTGATATgcatgttaaaaataaaaattcttttgAATTATTTGATGAAGGGAAAAGTTATGTAACAGCAGATAATGATAAAAACAgccattataataattttaaaaataatttttttttttaa
- the PmUG01_09034300 gene encoding conserved Plasmodium protein, unknown function: MKKLGVILVYIIFYSHLKANTLSINYKSSLPLFIITENKDNKQNIKRKKKLQNFKTYLWGYPIYDDSPFKLRRQKVYPNFEYGELRKSQDFDYVISTNIGQKNYKIHDVGYLYTVDEMGTGKTDDVHTPIEMVFGQKDIDMNEVEKIKKVLNTFDQGNGMGICTLMGAKRGHFAFKYNGYLCHFHGIKNYLRFLINRHYPGAKVTLISEHWIDPIDMPVCLRHSNIPFTKIGYQRRLIHGKYDYIYENDKNKRIYKGENKSNVWAFYNDPQMLT; this comes from the exons atgaaaaaactTGGGGTAattcttgtatatataattttttactcgCATTTAAAAGCAAACACACTTAGTATAAACTATAAAAGTTCTTTACCTCTATTCATAATAACTGAAAATAAAGACAATAAAcagaatataaaaagaaaaaaaaaactacaaaattttaaaacctATTTGTGGGGATACCCTATATATGACGACTCACCTTTTAAATTGAGAAGACAAAAGGTATACCCAAATTTTGAATATGGGGAATTGAGAAAATCGCAAGATTTTGATTATGTTATAAGTACAAACATTGGTCAGAAGAA TTATAAAATCCACGATGTAGGCTATTTATACACAGTTGATGAAATGGGGACAGGAAAAACGGATGATGt TCACACACCTATTGAAATGGTATTTGGTCAAAAGGATATTGACATGAATGaagtagaaaaaataaagaaggtCCTGAACACTTTTGACCAAGGAAAT GGAATGGGAATATGCACATTAATGGGTGCAAAAAGAGGTCATTTTGCCTTTAAATATAACGGATATTTGTGTCACTTTCATGGGattaagaattatttaag ATTTTTAATTAACAGACATTACCCAGGTGCAAAAGTAACTTTAATTAGTGAG cattGGATAGATCCAATAGACATGCCCGTATGTCTCAGGCATAGCAATATTCCTTTTACTAAAATTGGATAC CAAAGAAGATTAATTCATGGTAAGTATGACTATATATATGAGAACGACAAGaacaaaagaatatataaaggtgaaaataaaagcaaCGTATGGGCTTTTTATAACGACCCACAAATGTTAACGTGA
- the PmUG01_09034200 gene encoding 60S ribosomal protein L35, putative yields MSNIKAFQLRPLKKKELLDKLEEYKNELSGLRINKALGNSAKNSKIRSVRKNIARILTVYNQRRKMELRKQYKNKKFKPYNLRKKLTKNKRLQLTPKQKSAMTLRMKKKMMNFPPRKYLLVHKK; encoded by the exons atg aGTAACATTAAGGCATTCCAGTTAAGGCCCTTAAAAAAGAAGGAGCTGCTTGATAAATTGGAGGAATACAAAAATGAGCTCAGTGGTTTGAGAATAAATAAAGCTTTAGGAAACTCCGCGAAGAATTCCAAAATACGTAGTGTTCGAAAAA ATATTGCTCGAATTTTAACTGTCTACAATCAAAGAAGAAAGATGGAGTTGagaaaacaatataaaaacaaaaagtttAAACCGtataatttaagaaaaaaactaACAAAAAACAAGAGACTGCAATTAACACCAAAGCAAAAGTCGGCCATGACCTTAAG aatgaaaaagaaaatgatgaATTTTCCCCCAAGAAAGTATCTTTTAGTGCACAAGAAATAA